The following proteins come from a genomic window of Deltaproteobacteria bacterium IMCC39524:
- a CDS encoding homoserine O-acetyltransferase, translating to MSELGIVKKHQVNFDVELRLESGRLLGPITLAYETYGQLNSNKSNAILVAHAWTGDAHAAGRHTQEDRKPGWWDDMIGPGKVLDTDRYFIICSNVIGSCFGSTGPTSTNPRTGKPYNLQFPVIMVRDMVRAQQLLLDHLGIDKLLTVVGGSMGAMQAMEWGVHYPERVRSIIPIAGTGKPSPMAIALNALARQAIYNDPMWRKGNYKPEHPPAEGLALARAVGHISFLSDPSMNLKFGRRFSARDGQFDFFGQFEIERYLTYNGRNFVDRFDTNSFLYLAKSLDLYDISWGFDSLEEALSNLECPSLWFAFTSDWLYAPYQTEELITELHKQNKPAEYHLIHSEYGHDSFLVEPEKFTPKIVEFLDRLSA from the coding sequence ATGAGCGAATTGGGCATCGTTAAAAAGCATCAGGTTAACTTCGATGTCGAACTACGGCTGGAGAGCGGTCGCCTTCTCGGGCCGATTACGCTTGCCTACGAGACCTATGGCCAGCTGAATAGCAATAAGAGCAACGCCATCCTGGTCGCCCATGCCTGGACCGGAGACGCCCACGCTGCCGGACGTCACACCCAGGAAGACCGCAAACCAGGCTGGTGGGATGACATGATCGGCCCGGGCAAGGTACTCGACACCGACCGCTATTTCATCATCTGCTCAAACGTTATCGGCTCCTGTTTCGGCTCAACGGGCCCGACCAGCACCAACCCCAGAACCGGCAAGCCCTATAATCTGCAGTTTCCTGTCATCATGGTTCGTGACATGGTGCGTGCCCAACAATTGCTTCTGGATCACCTCGGCATCGACAAACTGCTCACCGTTGTCGGTGGCAGCATGGGCGCGATGCAAGCGATGGAGTGGGGCGTCCACTACCCCGAGCGGGTTCGCTCCATTATACCGATTGCCGGAACCGGAAAGCCTTCGCCCATGGCCATTGCCCTGAACGCATTGGCCCGTCAGGCGATCTATAACGACCCCATGTGGCGCAAAGGCAACTACAAGCCTGAACATCCACCTGCAGAGGGACTGGCCCTGGCTCGTGCAGTGGGCCACATCTCGTTCCTCTCCGACCCATCGATGAACCTCAAGTTCGGTCGCAGATTCTCCGCCCGAGATGGTCAGTTTGATTTTTTCGGCCAGTTTGAGATTGAACGCTACCTGACTTACAACGGTCGCAATTTTGTTGACCGTTTTGACACCAACAGCTTCCTCTATCTGGCCAAATCCCTCGACCTTTACGATATCAGCTGGGGTTTCGACAGCCTGGAAGAAGCATTAAGCAACCTGGAGTGTCCATCACTATGGTTTGCGTTCACATCCGACTGGCTCTATGCTCCCTACCAGACGGAAGAATTGATTACGGAACTGCACAAACAGAACAAACCAGCTGAGTATCATCTGATTCATTCAGAATACGGGCATGATTCATTCCTGGTGGAGCCGGAGAAGTTTACGCCGAAGATTGTGGAGTTTCTCGATCGATTATCTGCGTAA